One stretch of Xiphophorus hellerii strain 12219 chromosome 21, Xiphophorus_hellerii-4.1, whole genome shotgun sequence DNA includes these proteins:
- the LOC116712385 gene encoding poly(U)-binding-splicing factor PUF60 isoform X1: MAVTNTAGGEALTMENGQGTGSKLGLPPLTPEQQEALQRAKKYAMEQSIKSVLVKQTIAHQQQQLTNLQMAAVTMGFGDPLSPLQSVAAQRQRALAIMCRVYVGSIYYELGEDTIRQAFAPFGPIKSIDMSWDSVTMKHKGFAFVEYDVPEAAQLALEQMNSVMLGGRNIKVGRPSNIGQAQPIIDQLAEEARAYNRIYVASVHPDLSDDDIKSVFEAFGRIKSCTLARDPTSGRHRGFGFIEYEKPQSALDAVSSMNLFDLGGQYLRVGKAVTPPMPLLTPTTPGGLPPAAAVAAAAATAKITAQASINPFQRDLMAFQEAVAGASVLGALAAPQLLGQQIGLPQAVMAAQAPGVITGVTPVRPPIPVIPQVGLVNPVLASPPVLSNQAGGSNQQEKKEEKEETLQDGTGQEMLSDQEHMSISGSSARHMVMQKLLRKSESTVMVLRNMVGPEDIDDDLEGEVTEECGKFGTVNRVIIYQEKQGEEEDADIIVKIFVEFSAASEMNKAIQALNDRWFGGRKVVAEVYDQDRFNSSDLSA, encoded by the exons ATGGCGGTTACGAACACTGCG GGAGGTGAAGCTCTGACGATGGAGAATGGACAAGGCACAGGCTCCAAGCTTGGCCTACCGCCTCTTACCCCAGAGCAGCAGGAGGCACTACAAAGG GCGAAGAAGTATGCCATGGAACAAAGCATTAAGAGTGTGTTGGTGAAGCAGACCATtgcacatcagcagcagcagctcaccAATCTGCAG ATGGCAGCAGTGACAATGGGCTTTGGAGATCCTCTCTCACCTTTACAATCG GTGGCAGCTCAGCGGCAACGTGCGCTAGCGATCATGTGTCGGGTGTACGTGGGCTCCATATACTATGAGCTCGGAGAGGATACCATCAGACAAGCCTTTGCCCCCTTCGGTCCGATCAAGAGCATTGACATGTCTTGGGATTCGGTTACAATGAAGCATAAG GGCTTCGCCTTTGTGGAGTACGACGTGCCAGAAGCTGCTCAGCTAGCTCTGGAACAGATGAACTCGGTCATGTTAGGAGGGCGAAACATTAAG GTTGGGCGGCCAAGTAACATCGGTCAGGCGCAACCCATCATCGACCAGCTGGCAGAGGAGGCACGTGCCTACAACCGGATCTACGTAGCGTCAGTCCACCCGGACCTGTCGGACGACGACATCAAGAGCGTGTTTGAGGCCTTCGGAAGGATTAAATCGTGCACGTTAGCTAGAGACCCCACATCAGGGCGACACAGGGGCTTTGGCTTCATTG AGTATGAAAAGCCTCAGTCAGCCCTGGATGCGGTGTCCTCTATGAATCTTTTTGACCTGGGTGGTCAGTACTTGCGAGTCGGCAAAGCAGTGACTCCACCGATGCCGCTATTGACCCCCACAACCCCGGGTGGGCTGCCACCTGCTGCGGCTGTAGCTGCAGCGGCAGCTACGGCTAAGATAACGGCCCAGGCAAGTATAAATCCCTTCCAAAGGGATTTAATGGCCTTCCAG GAGGCGGTAGCTGGCGCGTCAGTTTTGGGGGCGTTGGCAGCACCACAGCTTCTTGGACAGCAGATAGGATTACCTCAGGCTGTTATGGCTGCACAGGCACCAGGTGTTATCACAG GTGTGACTCCAGTTCGTCCTCCCATACCCGTGATTCCCCAAGTTGGTCTAGTGAACCCGGTGCTCGCATCACCGCCTGTGCTGTCTAACCAAGCCGGCGGCTCGAACCaacaggagaagaaggaggagaaagaggagacgCTTCAGGATGGCACAGGCCAGGAGATGCTAAGTGACCAGGAGCACATGAGCATCTCGGGGAGCAGTGCCAGGCACATGGTGATGCAGAAGTTGCTCAGAAAATCCGAG TCCACGGTGATGGTGCTTCGAAACATGGTTGGACCAGAGGACATCGACGACGACCTGGAGGGCGAGGTGACGGAGGAGTGCGGGAAGTTTGGCACCGTCAACAGAGTCATCATCTACCAGGAGAAgcaaggagaggaggaagacgcAGACATCATAGTCAAAATCTTTGTAGAGTTTTCCGCCGCCTCCGAGATGAACAAAGCTATCCAAGCCCTGAACGACCGCTGGTTCGGAGGCCGTAAAGTTGTTGCAGAGGTGTATGACCAAGACCGTTTTAACAGCAGTGACCTTTCAGCATAA